In Bacillus cytotoxicus NVH 391-98, the following are encoded in one genomic region:
- the comGG gene encoding competence type IV pilus minor pilin ComGG: protein MRKQAGFVMPGTLILLFLLMSFFIYETNMLLSDKKFYIEAEQNFALEEMVDQVISDVKADLQNNEMHDTFLFVYEKGEARGRYVFEKDVVFVELQCIVKAGRLYKASFQYDTVTKKIINWLDEQ from the coding sequence ATGAGAAAGCAAGCTGGTTTTGTTATGCCTGGAACGCTCATTCTTCTTTTCTTACTTATGTCATTTTTTATTTATGAAACGAATATGCTTTTATCTGATAAAAAATTTTATATAGAAGCAGAGCAAAATTTTGCATTGGAAGAAATGGTTGATCAAGTGATTTCAGATGTGAAGGCAGATTTACAGAATAATGAGATGCATGATACTTTTTTGTTTGTTTATGAAAAAGGAGAAGCAAGAGGACGATATGTCTTTGAAAAAGACGTTGTTTTTGTGGAATTACAGTGTATCGTTAAGGCAGGACGCTTATACAAAGCGAGTTTTCAATATGATACTGTTACGAAAAAGATTATCAATTGGTTAGATGAGCAATGA
- a CDS encoding DEAD/DEAH box helicase: protein MNVNISVDRAWQNDFLKRIDEDGPWTNWNLYDLAYKTEQSLLVPTFDGLQAPKHLPHFTPLPHQLEVAQTVLEQMNGKAILADEVGLGKTIEAGLILKEYMVRGLVKKVLILVPASLVSQWSYELNTKFFIPAVAQRKSYAWEQADVIVSSIDTAKRSPHRDIILNLEYDLIIIDEAHKLKNNKTKNYEFAQRLKKKFCLLLTATPVQNKIEEIFNLVSLLKPGHLGNQSNFEEYYASKNRSPESDKDLKALINKVMVRNRRNSTGIDWPKRHVQTIFVNFNEEEKALYHAIENWKGQDAFSSAFSSLTLKREACSSREAVYYSLKKYVEKRKKENANYIPDPYIDVLMEKINHISFNSKANQTLELIKKINDKVVIFTEYRASQMYLQWFLKQHGISSVPFRGGFKRGKKDWMKELFQQHAQVLIATEAGGEGINLQFCNHMINYDLPWNPMRLEQRIGRIHRLGQKNDVHIYNLATKHTVEEHILKLLYEKINLFERVIGELDEILTRINMQNIDAHIEEIFAESKSEGEIRIKMENLTSIIDFAKRNEAEVQDYAAT, encoded by the coding sequence ATGAATGTCAATATTTCCGTAGATCGAGCATGGCAAAATGACTTTTTAAAGAGAATCGATGAAGACGGTCCATGGACGAATTGGAATTTATATGATTTAGCCTATAAAACAGAACAATCGCTACTTGTTCCTACATTTGATGGTCTACAAGCACCAAAGCATTTACCGCATTTCACTCCGCTTCCTCATCAATTAGAAGTCGCGCAAACGGTGCTTGAACAAATGAACGGGAAAGCGATACTAGCAGATGAGGTAGGACTCGGAAAAACAATTGAAGCCGGGCTTATTTTAAAAGAATATATGGTACGTGGTCTTGTGAAAAAAGTACTTATTCTTGTGCCAGCTTCCCTTGTTTCTCAATGGTCATACGAACTCAATACAAAATTTTTTATCCCTGCAGTCGCTCAAAGAAAAAGTTACGCGTGGGAACAAGCAGATGTTATTGTGTCATCCATTGATACAGCGAAGCGCTCTCCGCATCGTGATATTATTTTAAATTTAGAATACGATCTCATCATTATTGATGAAGCACATAAACTCAAAAATAATAAAACAAAAAACTATGAATTTGCACAACGTTTAAAGAAGAAATTTTGCTTATTACTAACGGCGACACCTGTGCAAAATAAGATTGAGGAAATCTTTAATCTCGTTTCTTTATTAAAACCAGGTCATTTAGGGAATCAGTCTAACTTTGAAGAATATTATGCTTCAAAAAACCGCTCACCAGAGTCAGATAAAGACTTAAAAGCACTCATTAATAAAGTAATGGTACGAAATCGAAGAAATAGCACGGGAATTGATTGGCCGAAAAGACATGTCCAAACTATTTTTGTTAACTTTAATGAGGAGGAGAAAGCTCTATATCACGCGATTGAAAATTGGAAAGGCCAAGATGCTTTTTCTTCTGCATTCTCCTCTTTAACCTTAAAACGAGAAGCATGTAGCAGCCGGGAAGCTGTTTACTATTCATTAAAAAAATATGTAGAAAAAAGAAAAAAAGAGAACGCAAATTACATACCAGACCCATACATTGATGTTCTAATGGAGAAAATTAATCATATTTCATTTAACTCAAAAGCAAATCAAACATTAGAACTTATAAAAAAAATTAATGATAAAGTCGTTATCTTTACAGAATATAGAGCCTCTCAAATGTACTTGCAATGGTTCTTAAAACAACATGGTATTTCTTCTGTCCCATTTCGCGGTGGATTTAAACGCGGCAAAAAAGATTGGATGAAAGAATTATTCCAGCAGCACGCACAAGTGCTCATCGCTACTGAAGCAGGTGGCGAGGGAATCAACTTACAGTTTTGTAATCATATGATTAACTACGACTTGCCCTGGAATCCAATGCGACTTGAACAGCGCATCGGACGTATTCACCGACTTGGGCAAAAAAATGATGTTCATATTTACAATTTAGCTACGAAACATACAGTTGAAGAACATATTTTGAAGCTATTATATGAAAAAATCAATTTATTTGAGCGCGTCATTGGTGAGCTCGACGAAATTTTAACAAGAATCAATATGCAAAATATCGATGCGCATATTGAAGAAATTTTTGCAGAATCAAAAAGCGAAGGTGAGATTCGGATTAAAATGGAAAATTTAACATCTATCATTGATTTTGCAAAGCGCAATGAAGCTGAGGTGCAAGACTATGCAGCAACATGA
- a CDS encoding VC0807 family protein, whose product MNQNKKAIYDIVFYLVFPFLIWKFAKAHIDPYYAMLISSVPGILYTLYTFKKERQFNITGFFILITLIANTTVDLLSGSAEKMLWNDAYYHIVLGCIVICTIFIKKPLMLYFAADIAALQGHDRDKSRALYRNKRIYPALQYLTLFFGLQFILKSFLKIYFISVFGVDGYGEMRAIMTAVGWGISICIGIGFVWVNNKIHTVTEEHGSM is encoded by the coding sequence ATGAATCAAAATAAAAAAGCTATATACGACATTGTTTTTTATCTCGTCTTTCCTTTTCTTATTTGGAAATTCGCAAAAGCACATATTGACCCCTACTATGCAATGCTAATTTCTTCTGTACCAGGTATTCTGTATACACTGTACACGTTCAAAAAAGAAAGGCAGTTCAATATTACAGGTTTCTTTATTCTCATCACCCTTATCGCGAATACAACTGTAGATTTATTATCCGGTTCCGCTGAGAAAATGCTTTGGAATGACGCCTATTATCATATCGTACTTGGGTGCATTGTGATTTGCACAATTTTTATAAAGAAGCCACTTATGTTATATTTTGCAGCTGATATTGCCGCGCTGCAAGGACATGATCGTGACAAAAGTCGTGCTCTGTATCGCAATAAGCGCATCTATCCTGCCTTGCAATATTTAACATTATTTTTTGGCCTCCAATTCATTTTGAAAAGCTTTTTAAAAATCTATTTCATTTCTGTTTTCGGCGTAGATGGATATGGTGAAATGAGAGCAATTATGACTGCTGTCGGTTGGGGAATCTCTATATGTATCGGTATCGGATTTGTATGGGTAAACAATAAAATACACACAGTCACTGAGGAACACGGGTCAATGTAA
- a CDS encoding YqhG family protein, whose protein sequence is MQQHEIHHYLWNFFKANDCEILQRSPHRLDVQLTIEMDKRLMNRPFYWHYLEKTGGIPNPMQLSLITDPNHAEEEGELIHYGSPRLHQIFQTTKELGSYIRLFEDTKGSGTAHTPLHPWLGVNVKVCYQCDRKKDMLHSIGIHLISGAMVKNFHETLTKISLTPKIPDFCFTLTPIIKPQSGLQRIEDTLKNMIETDDHTWAKEARIRWNHDLELLNRFYEESEELPESYEIEKQALKEQYEPRITMQIINGGLFYVTANHFLS, encoded by the coding sequence ATGCAGCAACATGAAATTCATCATTACTTATGGAACTTTTTTAAAGCAAATGATTGTGAAATTTTGCAGCGCTCACCGCATCGATTGGATGTTCAGTTAACCATTGAAATGGATAAACGCTTAATGAATCGTCCTTTTTATTGGCATTATCTTGAGAAAACAGGTGGCATACCAAATCCGATGCAACTCTCTCTTATTACAGATCCAAATCATGCTGAAGAAGAAGGTGAACTCATTCACTATGGTTCACCTCGTCTGCACCAAATTTTCCAAACAACAAAAGAACTTGGATCGTATATTCGCTTGTTTGAAGATACAAAAGGGAGCGGTACAGCACATACCCCCCTCCACCCATGGCTTGGTGTAAACGTAAAAGTATGTTACCAATGTGATCGTAAAAAAGATATGCTGCACTCAATCGGCATTCACCTGATTTCAGGAGCGATGGTGAAAAATTTTCACGAGACATTAACAAAGATTTCTTTAACACCAAAAATACCTGATTTTTGTTTTACACTTACACCAATTATTAAGCCGCAAAGCGGATTACAACGCATAGAAGATACATTAAAAAATATGATTGAAACTGATGATCATACGTGGGCAAAAGAAGCCCGTATTCGTTGGAATCATGATTTAGAACTTCTAAACCGCTTTTACGAAGAAAGCGAGGAGCTACCCGAAAGCTACGAAATTGAAAAACAAGCATTAAAGGAGCAATACGAGCCTCGCATTACAATGCAAATCATTAATGGTGGTCTCTTTTATGTCACAGCGAACCATTTTCTTTCATAG
- a CDS encoding shikimate kinase: MRAIYITGYMGAGKTTIGKALSKELGIDVIDTDQKIEEKQGRVIRDIFAKEGERSFRQYESEMLCSLPTKDVIITTGGGIVERIENREWMKENGTVVYLYCDPYVIADRLHEDITRPLFQKENVEAFVAKFEERRAFYEEAVIQIDTTNKSIQEVTEEILRRINS, from the coding sequence ATGAGAGCTATTTATATAACGGGGTATATGGGAGCAGGTAAAACGACAATTGGCAAGGCATTAAGTAAAGAGCTTGGTATTGACGTCATAGATACAGATCAGAAAATTGAAGAGAAGCAAGGGCGAGTGATTCGTGATATTTTTGCAAAAGAAGGAGAGCGTTCATTTCGGCAATATGAAAGTGAGATGCTTTGCTCATTACCAACGAAGGATGTAATTATTACAACAGGCGGTGGTATTGTTGAGCGCATAGAGAATCGCGAGTGGATGAAAGAGAATGGAACAGTTGTATATTTATATTGTGATCCTTATGTAATTGCAGATCGGCTGCATGAAGATATAACGCGCCCGCTATTTCAAAAGGAGAATGTCGAAGCTTTTGTAGCGAAGTTTGAAGAACGTCGTGCTTTTTATGAAGAGGCAGTGATACAGATTGATACGACAAATAAAAGTATACAAGAGGTTACGGAAGAAATTCTTCGTCGGATTAATTCATGA
- the comGF gene encoding competence type IV pilus minor pilin ComGF: MSSYSKIKKGEKGFTLLEMLICLFFLSLFFLLVPRFHSLFMEKAYAKELNDWEWDVFMGQVQLEFREVQRGKVIVLEEAARVLRFQLENGDVITYENLDHNIVRKVNGRGREIILQKVDSIAYELTPHLLSIRVQDITGKVYHGVAIRYDTIEIAV; this comes from the coding sequence ATGTCGTCATATTCAAAAATAAAAAAGGGAGAGAAGGGTTTTACATTATTAGAAATGCTTATATGTTTATTCTTCCTCTCTCTTTTTTTTCTATTAGTACCTCGTTTTCATAGTCTATTTATGGAAAAAGCATATGCAAAAGAATTAAATGATTGGGAATGGGATGTATTTATGGGACAAGTACAATTGGAATTTCGTGAAGTGCAGCGAGGAAAGGTTATAGTATTGGAGGAAGCGGCGCGAGTTCTGCGGTTTCAGTTAGAAAATGGAGACGTCATCACGTATGAGAATCTCGATCATAACATTGTTCGAAAAGTAAACGGGAGAGGAAGAGAAATTATATTACAAAAGGTAGACTCTATTGCTTATGAATTAACTCCTCATTTGTTATCGATACGGGTGCAAGATATAACTGGAAAGGTATATCATGGCGTGGCAATACGTTATGATACAATTGAGATAGCGGTATGA
- the comGB gene encoding competence type IV pilus assembly protein ComGB codes for MFMFNRKKWRLDEQVMLLKRLGDLLEKGYSLLQALEFLQFQLSSQKRLQLQHMTEELKNGQSLHDAFHQLMFHPDILSYLFYAQKHGDISFALRQGSLLLQRKNKHQKEMIKVLRYPIFLSVFLIGILAVFHFILLPQFEILYSSLRTSTTSFTDSIISFIQTLPYIIAGFFLTVLVGFCVYVFYLRKLPPVQRVNILLRIPLSKTFLISTHSHYLSVQLSGLLQGGLSVLEALTLMSKQRHHPFFQYEAARIEERLMAGEPLDSIIMKSGYYEADLSYVIAHGQKNGNLAAELGDYSELMIEKMEGKMNRIFVVIQPLLFVCIGIIVVFMYLAMIMPMFQMMNSI; via the coding sequence ATGTTTATGTTTAATAGAAAAAAATGGCGATTAGATGAACAAGTTATGCTTTTAAAAAGGTTAGGAGATTTATTGGAAAAAGGCTATTCGCTCTTACAAGCGTTAGAGTTTTTACAATTTCAATTATCTTCGCAGAAGCGTTTACAACTACAACATATGACAGAAGAGTTGAAAAATGGGCAGAGTTTACATGATGCTTTTCATCAATTGATGTTCCATCCAGATATATTGAGTTATTTATTTTATGCACAGAAGCACGGTGATATTTCGTTTGCGTTGCGACAAGGAAGTTTACTGCTTCAGAGGAAAAATAAACATCAAAAGGAGATGATAAAAGTACTTCGTTATCCTATTTTTTTATCCGTGTTCTTAATTGGAATACTTGCTGTATTTCATTTTATCCTTCTCCCACAATTTGAAATACTATACAGTTCTTTACGTACATCTACCACCTCTTTTACAGATTCCATTATCTCCTTTATTCAAACCCTTCCGTATATAATAGCTGGCTTTTTTCTAACAGTACTAGTGGGATTTTGTGTATATGTATTCTATCTTCGAAAACTTCCTCCTGTCCAAAGAGTAAATATTTTACTTCGGATTCCTCTTAGTAAAACATTTTTAATTTCTACGCATTCTCATTATCTTTCTGTTCAACTGAGTGGATTATTGCAAGGGGGATTATCGGTACTTGAAGCTTTAACGCTCATGAGTAAACAAAGACATCATCCGTTTTTTCAATATGAAGCAGCTCGAATTGAGGAGCGATTAATGGCTGGAGAACCATTAGATTCTATCATTATGAAGAGCGGATATTATGAAGCAGATCTATCTTACGTCATTGCACATGGACAAAAAAATGGAAATTTAGCAGCAGAATTAGGAGACTATAGTGAATTGATGATTGAAAAAATGGAAGGGAAAATGAATCGTATTTTCGTTGTGATTCAGCCGCTGTTATTTGTCTGTATCGGCATTATTGTCGTGTTTATGTATTTAGCGATGATTATGCCTATGTTTCAAATGATGAACTCTATATAG
- a CDS encoding YqzE family protein, whose translation MSTNDYVRFVTQQFVSYMDDPKEDRKQKKEQRRAEKAPFLNRWFGMMPLSAALLYQNVKKKRKKLS comes from the coding sequence ATGTCTACTAATGATTATGTGCGTTTTGTAACGCAACAATTTGTATCTTATATGGATGATCCAAAAGAGGATCGAAAACAGAAGAAAGAGCAGCGCCGTGCAGAAAAAGCGCCGTTTTTAAACAGATGGTTCGGTATGATGCCACTTAGTGCCGCTTTGCTTTATCAAAATGTTAAAAAGAAAAGAAAAAAATTAAGCTAA
- a CDS encoding GH25 family lysozyme has product MGHIVDISKWNGDINWPIAKQYIDFIIARVQDGSNYVDPLYKGYVQAMKQHGIPFGNYAFCRFVSENDARIEARDFWNRGDKSATVWVADVEVKTMNDMRAGTQAFIDELRRLGAQKVGLYVGHHMYAPFGMANVKSDFVWIPRYGGNKPAYECDIWQYTETGHVPGIGKCDLNKLIGNKSLAWFTNQTVEKQEGVGIKVDKFNKVVSYEFGTALVPEMLGMMDALGYESRIISYGDKQGLVRFETAYRQGNELDRATAWLDAKGIDYVYTQE; this is encoded by the coding sequence ATGGGACACATTGTAGATATTTCAAAATGGAATGGTGACATTAACTGGCCTATAGCAAAGCAATACATTGATTTCATCATCGCTCGTGTACAAGATGGTTCAAATTATGTAGATCCATTGTATAAAGGATATGTACAAGCCATGAAGCAACATGGTATTCCTTTTGGTAACTATGCATTCTGTCGTTTCGTTTCTGAAAATGATGCAAGAATAGAAGCGCGTGACTTCTGGAACCGTGGAGATAAGAGCGCGACAGTATGGGTTGCGGATGTTGAAGTGAAAACAATGAATGATATGAGAGCGGGCACACAAGCATTTATTGATGAACTACGCCGATTAGGTGCTCAGAAAGTTGGTTTATACGTTGGTCATCATATGTATGCTCCGTTTGGTATGGCAAATGTAAAATCTGACTTTGTTTGGATTCCTCGTTATGGCGGTAACAAACCTGCATATGAGTGCGATATTTGGCAATACACAGAGACAGGGCACGTGCCTGGTATTGGTAAATGCGATTTAAATAAATTAATCGGAAATAAATCGCTGGCTTGGTTTACAAATCAAACTGTTGAAAAACAAGAAGGAGTGGGGATTAAAGTGGATAAATTTAATAAAGTCGTATCGTATGAATTTGGTACAGCATTAGTGCCGGAAATGTTAGGGATGATGGATGCTCTTGGTTATGAATCTCGTATCATCTCTTATGGAGATAAACAAGGGTTAGTTAGATTTGAAACAGCATACCGCCAAGGGAATGAACTAGATCGAGCAACAGCGTGGTTAGATGCTAAAGGTATTGATTACGTCTATACACAAGAATAG
- a CDS encoding DUF4352 domain-containing protein gives MEKKKKAFYKKWWFWVIVVIIIAAAAGGSGDKEESKATSNESKQEVKKNNSKNDKPKELSKEGESSNVKISVGSVETLESVGNQYVNEKAQGIFKVVELSITNNQKDAITIDANSFKLVDDQDREFKYSTQAQTSFDVANGGKSDFFLKQLNPGLTQTGKIVFDVPKDAKGLVLKARGGMTGKEIKLKVE, from the coding sequence ATGGAAAAAAAGAAAAAAGCATTTTATAAGAAGTGGTGGTTCTGGGTAATCGTTGTGATTATAATAGCAGCCGCTGCTGGAGGTAGTGGGGACAAAGAAGAATCAAAAGCTACTTCTAACGAATCTAAACAAGAAGTTAAGAAAAATAATAGTAAAAATGACAAACCTAAAGAACTGTCCAAAGAAGGAGAATCTTCTAACGTTAAAATTTCAGTTGGTTCCGTTGAAACACTAGAGTCTGTAGGTAATCAATATGTAAATGAAAAAGCACAAGGTATATTTAAAGTTGTAGAACTATCTATCACTAATAATCAAAAAGATGCTATCACTATCGATGCTAATAGTTTTAAATTAGTAGATGATCAAGATCGTGAGTTCAAATACTCAACTCAAGCTCAAACATCATTTGATGTTGCTAACGGCGGGAAATCTGACTTCTTCTTGAAACAACTTAATCCTGGTTTAACACAAACAGGAAAAATAGTTTTTGATGTACCTAAAGATGCAAAAGGTTTGGTTTTAAAAGCACGTGGTGGAATGACTGGTAAAGAAATCAAATTAAAAGTTGAATAA
- the comGC gene encoding competence type IV pilus major pilin ComGC, producing MKEEKGFTLLEMLLVMVVIAVLLLLIIPNVIQQRSAVQGKGCDAYVKSVEAQVQAYQLQNNKIPTIDELVKEEYITSTTCPKGEVISISNDGKVIVSKS from the coding sequence ATGAAGGAGGAAAAAGGCTTTACTTTGCTAGAAATGTTATTAGTTATGGTTGTGATCGCTGTATTGTTGCTTTTAATTATCCCAAACGTAATTCAGCAACGTTCCGCGGTACAAGGGAAGGGCTGCGATGCCTATGTGAAATCAGTGGAAGCTCAAGTACAAGCATACCAATTACAGAATAATAAAATACCTACTATAGATGAATTAGTGAAAGAAGAGTATATTACTTCCACTACTTGTCCAAAAGGGGAAGTAATCAGTATTTCAAATGATGGAAAGGTAATTGTTAGTAAGTCGTGA
- a CDS encoding phage holin family protein, translating into MERIDVLLKTFIATFGGFCGYFLGGWDTTLKVLVIMAAIDYLTGVIAAGYNGQLKSKVGFKGIAKKVVLFLLVGVAAQLDSTFGSNSAIREATIFFFIGNELLSLLENAGRMGIPLPQALTNAVEILSNKSNKTSSEYDNKKGDVE; encoded by the coding sequence ATGGAGCGTATCGATGTATTACTAAAAACATTTATTGCTACTTTTGGTGGCTTTTGCGGTTATTTCTTAGGAGGATGGGATACAACATTGAAAGTTTTAGTGATTATGGCAGCTATTGATTACCTCACAGGAGTAATCGCAGCAGGGTATAACGGGCAATTAAAAAGCAAAGTTGGTTTCAAAGGCATCGCTAAAAAAGTGGTTCTTTTTCTTTTGGTTGGAGTGGCAGCTCAATTAGATTCTACATTTGGTAGCAATAGTGCTATCCGTGAAGCAACAATCTTTTTCTTTATTGGAAACGAGCTATTATCACTTTTAGAAAATGCTGGACGAATGGGGATTCCCCTTCCACAAGCATTAACAAATGCAGTTGAAATTTTAAGTAATAAGAGCAATAAGACAAGCTCTGAATATGATAATAAAAAAGGAGATGTTGAGTAA
- a CDS encoding type II secretion system protein, which yields MKCQRGSIMLEMLVALSLLMMAISVLLPQTLLIMQERKNIYLRYKAQLLLKREAALYVYQNQDRRTKEEKIDDTLYNVHWKGEEVCTSWRDVKQRRMEQCRHIQK from the coding sequence GTGAAGTGCCAAAGAGGATCAATTATGCTCGAAATGCTCGTAGCATTAAGTTTGTTAATGATGGCAATATCAGTATTACTTCCCCAAACATTACTGATCATGCAAGAGAGAAAAAACATATATCTTCGTTATAAAGCGCAACTACTGTTAAAGAGGGAAGCTGCATTATATGTATATCAAAATCAAGACAGGCGAACAAAGGAAGAAAAGATAGATGATACATTGTATAACGTGCATTGGAAAGGAGAAGAAGTATGTACGAGCTGGAGGGATGTGAAACAAAGAAGGATGGAGCAATGTCGTCATATTCAAAAATAA